Proteins found in one bacterium genomic segment:
- a CDS encoding T9SS type A sorting domain-containing protein, whose amino-acid sequence MYNAAGRLVETLVNGETEPGYYRVKWDAKGFPAGIYFAKFVSGNYTKIQKLILMR is encoded by the coding sequence ATTTACAATGCGGCTGGTAGGTTAGTGGAGACACTGGTTAATGGAGAGACTGAGCCTGGCTATTATAGAGTGAAGTGGGATGCCAAAGGCTTTCCGGCTGGCATCTATTTTGCAAAGTTTGTATCAGGTAATTATACAAAGATACAGAAACTCATTCTGATGCGCTAA